CGCCCTCGGCCTTCCAACCTTCAAGCCCTTCGGGCATCACGGACAGGGCGGTGAACCCCAATTCCTTCATGCCCTGGGCCAGGTCCTTGCTTTTGGGGCAGGCTAGGTTGGAGCAGTAGAGCACCATCGGCTTGTCCTTGGCGAGCCCGGACACCGCGGCATCAAGGCCTGTGAGAAGCGCCTCGGCGGATATGTGCATCGCCCCGGGTATGTGCTCCTGGGCGAATTCATCGGGTTCTCGCGCATCCACGAAAAGAGCCGACTGCGCCTTGAAGATTTCCAAAGCCTCTTTGGGAGAAAGAACCGCAAGCCCGGTTCGGGTGGTTTCCTCGACCTTCTTGGCCGCGAAGTCGCCCCACCAGGGAAGCGGCGCCGGCCTGGCCACATTGACAACCCAAGCCGCCATGATTGATATTGCAAGTAGTAAAACGATTTCGGGCCACACCGGGCCGCGTACCGATTGGTGCATGTCTTGGCCTCACACGACGTTGTGTCGGCCCCTGCCTAGAGGAAAACGTGCGGAAACTCAACGCCCTGATGGACTACATCTTTTTCGTCGTGCAGCACTCCTTCGGAGGATCAATGCCACAAGAGTCTGTTCCCCCCAAAGACATCGGCGCGGAAGAAGCCAGGAAGATGCTCTCCATGGCGGTTCCAAACGCCCTAACCGTCCTGGATGTCCGCCAGGGATGGGAATACGAGGAACTCCATCTGCCCGGGGCCAAGCTCGTGCCCTTGGGCGAACTTGAGGACCGAACAGCGGAGATCCCCCGGGACAAGCCTTTGCTCGTCTACTGCCGTTCCGGAAAACGCAGCGCCGCCGCTGCCTCGCTTCTTTCAGCCAGGGGCTACAAGGACGTGACCAACATGCTGGGAGGCATCACAGCCTGGTCCGGTGCTTCGGCCGTGGGTCCGCAAGACTCCGGCATGCGCTACTGGCAGGGCGACGAGACCCCGGAGCGGATTCTGGCCCTGGCCTTTGCCATGGAGCGCGAGCTGGGCGTCTTCTACCAGGAACTGGCCGACAGCGCGGCGGATAAGGAACTCAAAGCCACCTTCGCCAGGCTGGCCGGGTTCGAGGACAAGCACAAGCTGGTGGTCTACCATCTCTACAAGACGCTGTTCCCGCAGAGCGCGGGCATCGAAGACCTGGCGGACAAGGCGACCTTCAAGGCTTTGGAGGGCGGACGTTCGGCCGATGAAATCCTGGCTGATTCCCAAGGGTTCGAATCGTCCCGCGACGCGCTGGACATGGCCATGGGCATCGAGGCCCAGGCCCTGGACCTCTACATGCGCTACGCCGAGAGGGCTTCAGATGCTAAAACCCGGGAGGCCCTGCACGAGCTGGCCAAGGAAGAGCGGGGGCACCTGCGGGCACTGGCCACCATGATGGACCGGCTTGGACCTGGGTAAGGGAAACTGGGAGACGGCGTCTTCACACTTGAACGCTGTAACCAGCTTGAGCAGTACACCCACATCACCATAGAATTTTTAAAGAGATACAGAAGGAACTTACATGGAACCGGTTAATTTCATCATGAACATCCTCTGGCTGGTGCTCGGAGGAGTCTTCATGGGCCTGGGCTGGTGTTTGGCCGGGCTCATCATGGCCATCACCATCATCGGCCTGCCTTGGGCCCGCTCCTGCTTCGTCATCGCCAAGCTGGCCTTCTGGCCCTTCGGCAAGATGATCGTCGACCGCCAGTACATTCAGGGATACCACGATGCGGGCACCGGCCCCCTGGGATTTCTGGGCAATGTGCTGTGGTTCGTGTTCGCTGGCTGGTGGCTGGCTGTGGGGCATATCGCCAGCGCTTTCGTCAACTTCGTGAGCATCATCGGCATTCCGTTCGGAATACAGCATCTGAAGCTGGCGCTTATCTCCTTGGCCCCTGTGGGAAAAACAGTGGTGGACAAGACAGAGGGCAGGTATTTCCAATAAGGCGTCGCTTAGTATTTCTAGCACCGGCTGTGAGAGCTGATCTTCATGCCGCTATGACCAGCTGGGAGTCGTTTCGTCAGGAGCTTAGGAAGAGAAGATACTCCTGGTTGCCCTTCGGCCCCTTCACTGCGGCCGGAACAACCCCCAGAGGCTCCAGCCCAAGCTCCCTGGCCGCGCCCTCCACCATCTGGACTGCCAGCTGGCGAAGCGACTCATCGCGCACCACGCCCTTGTCCGTCTGGCCGGGTCCAAGCTCGAACTGGGGCTTCACCAGGGCCACTATCCGCCCGCCCGGTTTCAGGAACAGCTTCACTGCAGGCAGCACCTTGGTGAGCGATATAAACGACACGTCTATAACGGCCATGTCCACATGTTCGGGAATAAGATTAGGCTCAGCCAAACGGAAATTGACCCCTTCCAGGCTTATCACCCTTGAATCGGCGCGCAGTTTTTCGTGCAGCTGGCTCTTACCCACGTCCACAGCGTAGACCCTGACCGCGCCGTGCTGGAGCAGGCAATCGGTAAAGCCTCCAGTGGAAGCCCCCACATCCAGGGCCACCATCCCCGTCACGTCCAGCTTGAAATGCTCGATGGCGGACAAGAGCTTGTAGGCGCCCCGGCTCACGAAGCGTTCCGGTTCGGCCAGACTCAATGCAGCCATGGCCGGAAGCATGCGCCCCGGCTTGTCCAGAAGCTCGCGTCTGCCGTTCTGCTCCAAATACACCTGACCGGCCATGACCAGCCGCTTGGCCCGCTCTCGGCTTTCGGCCAGGCCCTGTTCCACCAGCAATTGATCGGCCCTGAATTTTGGATTCGCCATGTTTCTTGCCTGCCAGCCAAGGCTGGGCTAAAAGGGATGTGTGCCGAAGTTGTACCCGCGTAATTCCGCCTCGACCGCCAACGCCACCCGATTGGCCGATCCCTGCTCTCAAACGGAGCATACGTTATGAGCCCGAAGTTCCATGCGGTGCAGGGCGCTGTCAGCGCCGCTGTACTTTATCCGTTCATAGGCTTTGACGCGGTCATTTTTGGGCTGTCTGTCTTCTTGATCGACTTGGACCACATCATTCCTTTCGTGCGCGATTGCAGAAGCCTCTCCATCAGCAAGTTTTTCGAGTACCATCGAATGGTGCCCAAGATCCCGGACTACCTGGCCCTGGCCTGCTTCCATACCCTGGAGTTCTTCCTGCTGCTCTTCATCCTGGGCTTCTGGCACCACCAGTTCTGGGTGGTCCTGGCCGCCTGCCTGTTCCACATCATCTTCGACGTGGTCAAGGCATTCCAGCTCGGCAAACCCAATATTCGGGTGTTCTCTTTCGTGGAATACGCCATCCGCCGCAAAGGCAAACAGACCAGACACGTGGTCTGATTCTTTAAGCGGGTGCTTGGCTCCCGGACTCCCCTTTCTAGTTCCCGCTCTACTCAGCGCGAATCTTCTTTTTTTGCAAATCTACTTATCGAATAATTATATATTGACAAATATATCTCGAGCGAAATAAACATTTTGAAACGCGGGAGGTAAGCCATGTCGCAAATCATTCTCAGCCTCGTCCTGGTCGCCTGCCTGGGCGTACCCGCTCTGAGTCAGACCACGATCAGATCGGGGGATGTCTTTCATGGCCCCAACGGGGCTACCGTAAAATCCGGAGACGTCTATCACGGCCCTAACGGAACCACCATCAAATCCGGAGACGTCTACCACGGCAAAGACGGCGGGGTGAAGGTTGGAGGCGTATTCCACGGCAGCAATGGAACCACATATACCTCTACGGGTGGTGTGGTGCACGGAAGCGATGGCTCCACCACCATCAAGATCGGGGACACCTACCACACGTCTGGCGGCAAAGGCGCCCCACCGCCTGCCGTCCTGGACTCCAAATAAAAAACGGCCCCGCGAGGGGCCGTTTGCATTTCCACATTTCGTTGCCTAACGGCGCATCATTTCTTGCTGGCCAACCCAAGCCTGGCCACCACTTTCTGGGCGGCCTTCACCGTGTATTCCTCGGGAGAAAGGCTGTCCTTCTCCTTCTGGGTGATCACCAGTTCAGGCTGGTTCACGTACTCCTTCTTGGCTTTCACCTCGTACTCGGGCGGGAAGCTGTCGGTAAAGTACATGTCCTGGAATCCGGCGAACTTCATGCTGTGGGCCGTGGCGTCCAGAATGGCCAGTTCGGAAGGCTCGATGAGGCCAAGCTCCTTGGCCCGGATAAGTCCGGCCAGGCACTCGCCGCCCTGGGTGCAGCTGATGTGCCCGTGGCGGTTGGCCAGAAGCATGCCTTCGACTATGGCCTGCTCCTCCACCTGGATCACCTGGAAGGAGCCAGGGCCGCCGATCTTTTCGTATTGCTCGGCGAAATGCTTCACCCGGGGAAAGCTTACCGGGCTTCCGATCATGGCCGCCTGGGCCGCGCTGGGACGGACCGCCACCGGCTCGTACACGCGCTGGGCCGGGTCCTCCACGGAGTAATACCGGTAGACCGGGTCGGCATGGGCGGACTGCACCCCGAAGATGCGCGGCAAGGACGGTATGATGCCCAGGCGCTGGAGCTTCAAAAAACCGCTCATCACGGCGGTGACGTTGCCTGCGTTGCCGATGGGCACGAACACGGCCTTGCGGTAGGTGTCCCACTCGTACCACTGGGCCACTTCGAAGGCGTATGACTCCTGGCCCAGGATGCGCCAGGCGTTCTTGGAGTTCAAAAGCGCCACGCGGTAGTTGTCCGCCAGATGCTCGACCACCTTCATGCAGTCGTCGAACACGCCCGGGACCTCCAGCACCACGGCTCCGCTGCCCAGAGGCTGGGCCAGCTGCTGCGGGGTGACCTTGCCCTGGGGCAGGATGACCACCGACGTGATGGGATCGCCCACATAGGCGGCGTAGAGCGCGGCCGAGGCCGAGGTGTCACCGGTGGAGGCGCATACCGTGAGCACGCTGTCCCAGGAGTTCTCGCGCACCAGGCTTTTCAAGTAGCTGAAGGCGCAGGCCATGCCCCGGTCCTTGAAGGAGGCCGAAGGGTTCTGCCCGTCGTTCTTGAAGGCCATGGGCATGCCCAGATGCTTCGAAAGGGCCTGGCTGGTCTCGATGATGGGGGTATTGCCCTCGCCCAGATAGACTATGTCCTGGGCTTCGAGAATGGGGGCCATGAGTTCGTAGAAGCGGAAAATGCCCCGAAGCGCTGTATTCTTGGAAGCGGCGCGCTTGTCGAAAAGCGTTTTCCAATACACCGGGGGATTTTCGGCCAGGGAATCGAACCAGATGTCCTCCAGCAGGAAAACGCCGCCGCACTTGGGACAGGTGTAATGGAGTTCGCCAACCGCGAAGCGCTCCTCGCAGCCGAGGCAGAAGTACTCCATGTTGCCGCGGTATGTGGGGAAATCGTTGCTCATTGTATTTCCTTCGAGTGAAACAAAAGCATTATGGTCCTGATATCCTCGGAAGCCTTAAATGCCAAGCGCGGCAACAGCCTGCTTGGCCGCTGGCCAGACAACCCTGGCAACCACGGCCAGCATGGCTCCGCCCAGGCCGGTCTTCACCACGAAACCAAGCACCCGGCCCCACATGGCGCCTTTGGCCGCATGCCAGGCCTCGTTGGACGGGCGCCCATGCAGGCGCTCGAACACGTAGCAGCCAAGATAGGCCCCGCCAACCGCGCCCAAGAGGGCTCCGAAGCCAAGCAAAAAG
The nucleotide sequence above comes from Desulfovibrio sp.. Encoded proteins:
- the thrC gene encoding threonine synthase yields the protein MEYFCLGCEERFAVGELHYTCPKCGGVFLLEDIWFDSLAENPPVYWKTLFDKRAASKNTALRGIFRFYELMAPILEAQDIVYLGEGNTPIIETSQALSKHLGMPMAFKNDGQNPSASFKDRGMACAFSYLKSLVRENSWDSVLTVCASTGDTSASAALYAAYVGDPITSVVILPQGKVTPQQLAQPLGSGAVVLEVPGVFDDCMKVVEHLADNYRVALLNSKNAWRILGQESYAFEVAQWYEWDTYRKAVFVPIGNAGNVTAVMSGFLKLQRLGIIPSLPRIFGVQSAHADPVYRYYSVEDPAQRVYEPVAVRPSAAQAAMIGSPVSFPRVKHFAEQYEKIGGPGSFQVIQVEEQAIVEGMLLANRHGHISCTQGGECLAGLIRAKELGLIEPSELAILDATAHSMKFAGFQDMYFTDSFPPEYEVKAKKEYVNQPELVITQKEKDSLSPEEYTVKAAQKVVARLGLASKK
- a CDS encoding YccF domain-containing protein; its protein translation is MEPVNFIMNILWLVLGGVFMGLGWCLAGLIMAITIIGLPWARSCFVIAKLAFWPFGKMIVDRQYIQGYHDAGTGPLGFLGNVLWFVFAGWWLAVGHIASAFVNFVSIIGIPFGIQHLKLALISLAPVGKTVVDKTEGRYFQ
- a CDS encoding rhodanese-like domain-containing protein, whose amino-acid sequence is MAAWVVNVARPAPLPWWGDFAAKKVEETTRTGLAVLSPKEALEIFKAQSALFVDAREPDEFAQEHIPGAMHISAEALLTGLDAAVSGLAKDKPMVLYCSNLACPKSKDLAQGMKELGFTALSVMPEGLEGWKAEGGPVEAR
- a CDS encoding TlyA family RNA methyltransferase, which codes for MANPKFRADQLLVEQGLAESRERAKRLVMAGQVYLEQNGRRELLDKPGRMLPAMAALSLAEPERFVSRGAYKLLSAIEHFKLDVTGMVALDVGASTGGFTDCLLQHGAVRVYAVDVGKSQLHEKLRADSRVISLEGVNFRLAEPNLIPEHVDMAVIDVSFISLTKVLPAVKLFLKPGGRIVALVKPQFELGPGQTDKGVVRDESLRQLAVQMVEGAARELGLEPLGVVPAAVKGPKGNQEYLLFLSS
- a CDS encoding sulfurtransferase — translated: MPQESVPPKDIGAEEARKMLSMAVPNALTVLDVRQGWEYEELHLPGAKLVPLGELEDRTAEIPRDKPLLVYCRSGKRSAAAASLLSARGYKDVTNMLGGITAWSGASAVGPQDSGMRYWQGDETPERILALAFAMERELGVFYQELADSAADKELKATFARLAGFEDKHKLVVYHLYKTLFPQSAGIEDLADKATFKALEGGRSADEILADSQGFESSRDALDMAMGIEAQALDLYMRYAERASDAKTREALHELAKEERGHLRALATMMDRLGPG